One Spinacia oleracea cultivar Varoflay chromosome 4, BTI_SOV_V1, whole genome shotgun sequence DNA segment encodes these proteins:
- the LOC130472055 gene encoding uncharacterized protein encodes MHVFSLLEAIRKWCMERVGARFDMAIDMEDGQLTERKRLSTRRCGCGKWQISGIPCKHALRVIYDQSLNPIDFVSPFFKSAAYKLTYADHIHPKSDPTQWPNFSLPTIQPPVIKRQVGRPAKKRKRGPNEPRKGKRNRNVKCGKCREFGHN; translated from the exons ATGCATGTATTCTCATTGTTGGAAG CAATCAGAAAGTGGTGTATGGAGAGGGTTGGGGCAAGATTTGACATGGCAATTGATATGGAGGATGGTCAGTTGACTGAGAGAAAGAG GTTATCAACTAGAAGATGTGGGTGTGGGAAGTGGCAAATTTCTGGAATCCCCTGCAAGCATGCACTCAGGGTGATTTATGACCAAAGCCTGAACCCCATTGATTTTGTCTCTCCATTCTTCAAGTCTGCTGCATACAAGCTTACATATGCAGACCACATTCACCCCAAGTCAGACCCAACACAGTGGCCTAACTTTTCTCTCCCTACCATTCAGCCTCCAGTCATCAAAAGACAAGTTGGCAGACCtgctaagaagagaaagagaggaccAAATGAACCCAGGAAGGGGAAGAGGAACAGAAATGTGAAATGTGGAAAGTGTAGGGAGTTTGGTCATAACTGA